From the genome of Spirosomataceae bacterium TFI 002, one region includes:
- a CDS encoding LEA14-like dessication related protein: MPKNKWFWILLVVISITLLVSVFSKKISVLPKIGIVVLQVTDSGKEDIDMLVQLNIKNKTPFYFSSDSVFVSVYANDVQILKSKAYAQANVSAFGRGNIDIPIRVDVPNLRSLSSSPKLGVIDSCHYKLIVSMSDSKNFLLPDSFTITQEAYLPLFKLPNVTLISSEVKNIFKKDEAKVLLELEVTNFNTVEIVLKNPKYSASFGNDMPVMEGALDRLVVIPPLSRKRITIPLSLDVKKLLGKTGKILFNKDDLDVKLVLEGEIQSPHEILENFRIKSVVNSDLKTLIK, encoded by the coding sequence ATGCCAAAAAACAAATGGTTTTGGATTCTGTTGGTAGTTATAAGTATCACTTTATTAGTGTCTGTTTTTTCTAAAAAGATATCGGTTTTACCCAAAATTGGAATTGTGGTTTTACAGGTAACGGACTCAGGTAAAGAAGATATTGATATGCTTGTTCAGTTAAATATTAAAAACAAAACTCCCTTCTATTTTAGCTCGGATTCAGTATTTGTTTCGGTATATGCCAACGACGTTCAAATACTGAAAAGCAAGGCTTATGCTCAGGCAAATGTGTCTGCTTTTGGGAGAGGTAATATTGATATTCCCATAAGGGTTGATGTGCCAAATCTACGGTCGTTATCATCCAGTCCAAAACTCGGCGTAATTGATAGTTGTCATTATAAGCTTATAGTTTCAATGTCCGATTCTAAGAATTTTTTACTCCCCGATTCTTTCACAATTACTCAGGAGGCTTATTTGCCTCTTTTTAAGCTTCCTAATGTCACTCTCATTTCGAGTGAGGTAAAAAATATTTTCAAAAAAGATGAAGCAAAAGTGCTATTGGAGTTAGAAGTTACAAACTTTAACACCGTAGAGATTGTGCTTAAAAACCCCAAATATTCAGCAAGCTTTGGCAATGATATGCCCGTCATGGAAGGTGCATTGGATAGGCTAGTGGTAATACCTCCTTTGTCTCGAAAAAGGATCACCATACCATTGAGTCTCGATGTGAAAAAACTCCTCGGTAAAACAGGCAAAATTCTCTTCAATAAAGACGACTTGGATGTAAAATTAGTACTCGAGGGAGAAATACAAAGCCCACATGAAATATTAGAAAATTTTAGAATCAAATCAGTGGTTAATAGCGATTTGAAAACATTAATAAAATAA
- a CDS encoding Outer membrane protein OmpA — MKNYIISSLAFLFIATTIACTTSKKPTTVRIEDEQNNVIEYQVMDYNYPLADSIAKYSEAGASSDKVAKRMTTYADDLRPNMRDRASVMQFNNGIIVAMDKGNVFEVSDAILTETGKQQLQHLAFNLKQMPDTYILVVGRTDNTGTQELNEKLAYRRAAYAANYLRGCGIDESRLFIDSFGEKFPDHGNNSAYLRAKNRRVDFMIIPSNEMNKEQ, encoded by the coding sequence ATGAAAAATTACATAATATCTTCACTTGCATTTTTATTTATTGCAACAACTATCGCTTGTACGACTTCAAAAAAACCAACAACAGTTAGGATTGAAGATGAGCAAAATAATGTGATAGAATATCAAGTAATGGATTACAATTATCCACTTGCCGACAGCATAGCCAAATACTCAGAAGCAGGGGCTTCAAGTGATAAGGTTGCGAAAAGAATGACTACATACGCAGATGACCTTAGACCCAACATGAGAGATAGGGCTTCTGTGATGCAATTCAACAATGGTATCATTGTAGCCATGGACAAAGGAAATGTATTCGAAGTATCGGATGCAATTCTTACCGAAACTGGAAAGCAACAATTGCAGCACCTTGCTTTTAACTTAAAGCAAATGCCCGATACTTATATTTTGGTAGTGGGAAGAACCGACAATACAGGAACACAGGAACTTAACGAAAAACTAGCCTATCGTAGAGCTGCTTACGCTGCAAATTACCTAAGAGGTTGTGGAATAGATGAAAGCAGACTTTTTATTGATTCTTTCGGTGAAAAATTCCCTGACCATGGTAATAACTCAGCGTACTTAAGAGCAAAAAATAGAAGAGTAGACTTTATGATTATTCCTTCAAACGAAATGAATAAGGAACAATAA
- a CDS encoding phospholipid/cholesterol/gamma-HCH transport system substrate-binding protein, whose protein sequence is MKSAYHNAKVALFVLIGIVIFFATILVIGSMRKVFISKIEATAIFKDVSGLTKGNNIWFSGVKVGVVEDLDFLPNKGVKVTFSIEERSQKFIYTDSKAKISSDGIIGSPIIVIEGGNLKQGVIQDGHNFIVDMEDTQQDVIKTLQENNKNILAITTDLKAIVASIADGKGSVGKLLQDETLYNTVNASVSNLQNASASIAGFSKDMNKFGKQLNNPNSLPNQLLNDTKLMPQVRRSVDKLEASVNNLNEGSQSLKNGAQDASYLVSDMRKTVNGITQDTLSPVGVLLNDRSSAAYLQSTLQNMETSTEKLDENLEALQHNFLFRRYFRKKEKGKL, encoded by the coding sequence ATGAAATCTGCATATCATAACGCTAAAGTTGCATTGTTTGTCCTTATAGGAATTGTGATTTTTTTCGCAACTATATTGGTCATTGGCTCAATGCGTAAAGTCTTTATTAGCAAAATTGAGGCTACAGCTATTTTTAAAGATGTTAGTGGTCTTACTAAAGGAAACAATATCTGGTTTTCGGGAGTAAAAGTAGGTGTGGTGGAAGACCTAGATTTTTTACCCAACAAAGGAGTGAAAGTCACCTTTTCAATAGAAGAGAGGTCTCAGAAGTTTATTTATACCGACTCAAAAGCAAAAATTAGTTCTGATGGAATTATAGGAAGCCCAATTATTGTGATAGAGGGTGGAAACTTAAAGCAAGGAGTTATCCAGGATGGACACAATTTCATCGTGGATATGGAAGACACCCAGCAAGATGTTATTAAAACGCTACAAGAGAACAATAAAAATATATTGGCAATCACCACAGATTTGAAAGCAATAGTTGCCTCAATTGCTGATGGGAAAGGGAGCGTAGGAAAGTTGTTGCAGGACGAGACATTATATAACACAGTGAACGCAAGTGTAAGTAACCTGCAAAATGCTTCCGCCTCCATAGCTGGCTTTTCAAAAGACATGAATAAGTTTGGCAAGCAGCTAAACAACCCAAACTCGTTGCCAAATCAGCTATTGAATGACACCAAGCTGATGCCACAAGTTCGCAGGAGTGTTGATAAGCTTGAAGCTAGTGTAAACAACCTAAACGAAGGTTCTCAATCATTGAAAAATGGAGCTCAAGATGCTTCTTATTTAGTAAGCGATATGAGAAAAACAGTTAACGGAATCACTCAGGATACGCTTAGCCCAGTAGGAGTGTTGCTTAATGATAGGAGTTCGGCTGCTTACCTGCAGTCAACATTGCAAAATATGGAAACAAGCACGGAGAAGCTGGACGAAAACTTAGAGGCATTACAGCATAACTTCCTGTTCAGAAGGTACTTTAGAAAGAAAGAAAAGGGCAAGTTGTAA
- a CDS encoding phospholipid/cholesterol/gamma-HCH transport system ATP-binding protein produces MEKVIEIRNLYKSFGKLDVLKGIDLDLYKGENLVVLGKSGTGKSVLIKIIVGLIKQDKGTCEVLGEDVSALSKKDLDQLRARVGFSFQHSALYDSMSIEENLEFPLRYVLGMRSKKEMGIKVDKVLEDVGLSQAKFQRPSELSGGQRKRIGIARTVIVNPEIVLYDEPTAGLDPITCIEINELINEIKENYGTSSIVITHDLTCAKQTGDRLAMLLDGKFHKVGTFEEVFDGTDPQIQSFYNYNFVQ; encoded by the coding sequence ATGGAAAAAGTTATAGAAATAAGAAACCTTTACAAGTCGTTTGGAAAACTAGATGTACTCAAAGGGATAGATTTAGATTTATATAAAGGAGAGAACTTAGTTGTTTTGGGTAAATCGGGAACAGGAAAGTCCGTTTTAATTAAAATAATAGTTGGGCTCATCAAGCAAGATAAAGGTACCTGTGAGGTCTTAGGAGAGGATGTTTCAGCACTTTCAAAAAAAGATTTGGATCAACTTAGAGCTAGAGTGGGTTTTTCTTTTCAGCACAGTGCTTTATATGATAGTATGAGCATTGAAGAGAATTTAGAGTTTCCGCTTCGGTATGTGTTAGGAATGCGAAGCAAAAAGGAAATGGGTATAAAAGTTGACAAGGTCTTGGAAGATGTAGGTCTTTCTCAAGCAAAGTTTCAGCGACCTTCGGAGTTATCTGGAGGGCAAAGAAAGCGAATTGGAATAGCAAGAACGGTCATCGTAAATCCTGAAATTGTGCTTTATGACGAGCCCACGGCTGGTTTAGACCCCATTACTTGTATAGAGATAAATGAACTCATAAATGAAATTAAAGAAAATTACGGTACAAGCTCTATTGTGATTACACATGATCTCACTTGTGCAAAACAAACAGGGGATAGGCTAGCCATGTTGCTCGATGGCAAGTTCCATAAAGTGGGGACATTCGAAGAAGTTTTTGATGGAACCGATCCTCAAATACAGAGCTTTTACAATTATAACTTCGTTCAATAA
- a CDS encoding phospholipid/cholesterol/gamma-HCH transport system permease protein produces MKEYFISERITTWLLDFKKGIDFIVLFFKEVSRGKINWQEFFNQCYSIGLNTLPLISLTGFVTGIVFTKQSRPSLLEFGAESWLPSLVTIAVVRALAPLVTSLIAAGKVGSQIGAELGSMRVTEQIDAMEVSSVNPFNYLVVSRVLATTLCIPILSFYTGALALLGSFLDVYSNEFTSFPAFLASAFESVTFLDLFSALFKAICFGFTIGIVACYKGYNATNGTQGVGTAANKSVVRSMFLIFMIEIFVVQITNWLR; encoded by the coding sequence ATGAAGGAATATTTTATTTCAGAACGAATTACAACTTGGTTATTGGACTTCAAGAAAGGGATAGATTTTATCGTTCTTTTCTTCAAAGAAGTATCGAGAGGGAAAATTAATTGGCAAGAATTTTTCAACCAATGTTATAGCATAGGCCTTAACACGCTGCCCTTGATCAGTCTTACGGGATTTGTAACAGGAATCGTATTTACAAAACAGTCTCGCCCATCTTTATTAGAATTCGGTGCAGAGTCATGGCTCCCAAGCTTAGTAACCATTGCAGTGGTGAGAGCCCTAGCCCCGCTCGTAACTTCATTGATTGCAGCTGGTAAAGTAGGTAGTCAAATAGGAGCAGAGCTAGGAAGTATGAGGGTTACCGAGCAGATAGATGCCATGGAGGTAAGTTCTGTTAACCCTTTCAATTATTTAGTGGTTTCTAGAGTTTTGGCAACCACACTATGTATTCCAATTCTTTCATTTTATACTGGAGCTTTAGCTTTGCTTGGTTCTTTTCTCGATGTATACTCCAATGAGTTCACGAGTTTTCCGGCATTCTTAGCGTCGGCATTTGAAAGTGTAACTTTCTTAGATCTATTTTCTGCCTTGTTTAAGGCAATCTGTTTTGGATTTACTATTGGAATTGTAGCTTGTTACAAAGGTTACAACGCAACCAATGGTACGCAGGGAGTGGGAACAGCGGCAAATAAATCTGTTGTGAGATCTATGTTTTTAATATTTATGATAGAGATTTTTGTAGTACAAATTACAAACTGGTTAAGGTAA
- a CDS encoding Predicted PurR-regulated permease PerM has translation MFKSETNIIKTAGYLLTILLVISLLYVLKAVIIPIAFALIFSITIKPITNMFCRLGLNKTLSVGLTIIIGCSLLVGVVYLFMLQFTSLMDNQEAMQAKLEELNNNVTQMLGKNKVTAQLLQSFKSEMSVGETLSKYSTSILGTMSTSVLFLADLALIPIYSYFFIYYKDFFVAGVVRIFKGLNKKQSLNLIFELQDVVKSYLSGMIRVILILFVMNTVGLLIMGIDNAIFYGLFAACLTIIPYIGIAIGSILPAFMAFITKDSGWYALGVIAWMGIVQFLEGNFITPNVIGNKIKINPFVAIVALLLGAKLWGAFGMILSLPGVAMLKVLATRSHRMKGLAIMLGEFDENPKAKVTSKKVMVAEPS, from the coding sequence ATGTTCAAATCCGAAACTAATATCATAAAAACCGCAGGCTACCTTCTTACTATCTTATTAGTAATCTCTCTACTCTATGTTCTTAAGGCGGTTATAATCCCCATAGCTTTTGCATTGATATTCAGCATTACCATTAAGCCTATTACCAATATGTTTTGCAGACTGGGCTTAAATAAGACCCTCTCTGTTGGTCTTACCATTATAATTGGCTGTAGCCTCCTAGTAGGAGTTGTGTATCTTTTTATGCTTCAGTTTACTTCTCTTATGGACAACCAGGAGGCAATGCAAGCTAAGCTAGAAGAGCTTAATAATAATGTTACTCAAATGTTGGGAAAGAACAAGGTAACTGCTCAACTCTTGCAAAGCTTTAAGTCCGAAATGAGTGTGGGAGAAACATTGTCCAAATACAGCACTAGCATTTTGGGCACCATGAGTACTTCTGTATTATTTTTGGCCGACCTTGCCCTCATACCTATATACTCCTATTTCTTCATTTACTACAAAGACTTTTTTGTAGCTGGAGTAGTGAGGATTTTTAAAGGTCTTAACAAAAAGCAATCTCTCAACCTTATTTTCGAATTACAGGATGTAGTCAAATCATACTTATCTGGTATGATAAGGGTTATTTTAATTCTTTTTGTAATGAACACAGTTGGACTTTTAATAATGGGCATAGACAATGCAATCTTCTATGGACTTTTTGCAGCTTGTCTTACCATTATCCCATATATAGGAATAGCCATTGGCTCTATTTTACCTGCATTTATGGCTTTTATTACAAAGGATTCTGGATGGTACGCCCTAGGAGTAATTGCATGGATGGGCATTGTCCAATTTCTAGAAGGAAACTTTATTACGCCTAATGTAATAGGAAATAAGATCAAGATAAACCCATTTGTGGCTATTGTGGCCTTGCTTTTAGGTGCAAAACTCTGGGGAGCCTTTGGTATGATACTTTCGCTTCCTGGTGTGGCAATGTTAAAAGTGCTTGCAACTCGCAGCCATAGAATGAAAGGCCTTGCAATTATGCTGGGTGAGTTTGATGAAAACCCCAAAGCAAAGGTTACGAGTAAAAAAGTAATGGTGGCTGAGCCAAGCTAA
- a CDS encoding Response regulator receiver domain-containing protein: protein MRIYLIDDDHEDHDIFEMALDETNLQVELKCFDNSVEGLEILKATDTADLPDFVFLDLNMPKVNGKECLQDLSNRGIIGVLKVIVYSTSSNAYDISESKALGAFDYLIKPSSFQVLVDSLKRLLDGQPIQA from the coding sequence ATGAGAATATACTTAATCGACGACGATCACGAAGACCATGACATTTTCGAAATGGCTCTGGATGAGACGAACCTTCAAGTGGAGCTTAAATGTTTTGATAACTCAGTAGAGGGGCTCGAAATTCTTAAGGCAACTGATACTGCTGATTTACCCGACTTTGTGTTTCTAGACCTTAATATGCCAAAGGTAAATGGCAAAGAATGCCTTCAAGACCTCTCAAATAGAGGTATTATTGGTGTTTTAAAAGTAATCGTGTATTCTACAAGTTCCAATGCCTACGACATTTCTGAATCTAAAGCACTGGGAGCATTCGATTATTTAATCAAGCCTTCTAGCTTTCAGGTTTTAGTAGATTCTCTTAAAAGACTACTTGACGGACAGCCAATACAGGCCTGA
- a CDS encoding AraC-type DNA-binding protein: protein MNSVIALKGLKDCLGNIELTKHDELEVDCNIWSYDLRNIIYDGSAQVCEFESDHLLFTLDSQIHQNNSINFNCSGISKPMICIVYNSGDAISLKQASYNYTYKIDSGYFAYMIINNKEGLNFAFRGQSHVKTTIFFVGHTLIHEKYKCDEKKLPKKLRPIDSSTSSPTRQMMSPSLRELATRVYLKEDVGIGRRIKLEGTCFELFSKVISEVSKKASKSKSVLKTGEIQKIIEAASILEKQYSNPPNQKELTRILGINKNKLTKGFKMHYGTTINDFLATIRMNKAKSLIISGNLKLQDVANQVGLGNASYFSRKFKSVHGMLPSELMNIDQ from the coding sequence ATGAATAGTGTAATCGCTTTAAAAGGTTTAAAGGACTGTCTTGGCAATATCGAGCTGACAAAGCATGACGAGCTTGAGGTGGATTGCAATATATGGTCTTACGATTTACGAAACATTATTTACGATGGATCGGCTCAAGTTTGCGAATTTGAGTCTGATCATTTACTGTTCACACTTGACAGTCAAATTCATCAAAATAATAGTATTAACTTCAATTGCTCGGGCATAAGTAAACCCATGATTTGTATTGTGTACAATTCAGGTGATGCCATAAGTTTAAAACAGGCCTCATATAATTATACCTACAAGATAGACTCAGGGTACTTTGCTTACATGATCATTAACAATAAAGAAGGTCTCAATTTCGCATTCAGAGGCCAAAGTCATGTGAAAACAACTATATTTTTTGTGGGACATACATTGATTCATGAAAAATATAAATGCGATGAAAAGAAGCTCCCCAAGAAATTAAGACCAATTGATTCTTCCACTTCAAGTCCTACGAGACAAATGATGAGTCCTTCTCTTCGTGAGTTGGCGACTAGGGTTTATCTTAAAGAAGATGTAGGAATAGGAAGAAGAATTAAACTAGAGGGAACGTGCTTTGAGTTATTTTCCAAAGTCATAAGTGAGGTCAGTAAAAAGGCTTCAAAATCCAAAAGTGTTTTAAAAACAGGTGAGATTCAAAAGATCATAGAAGCCGCTTCTATTTTAGAAAAACAATATAGCAACCCGCCAAATCAAAAAGAGCTAACACGAATATTAGGCATCAATAAGAACAAGTTAACCAAAGGCTTTAAGATGCACTATGGTACTACAATCAATGACTTTTTGGCGACCATTAGAATGAATAAAGCTAAGAGTTTGATCATTTCGGGTAACTTGAAATTGCAAGATGTAGCAAATCAAGTAGGACTCGGAAATGCAAGTTACTTTAGTCGAAAGTTTAAGAGTGTACATGGTATGTTACCAAGTGAGCTCATGAATATTGACCAGTAG
- a CDS encoding membrane protein yields MVKFTIKILVAFKNAVLNFGEYGIPKKSASLAYYTLFAIAPLLFFIFSIGSLFYGEEILEGQVFQKLNGFVGPEVATFLQNLLENITIGGKSNIATIISFGTLLIIASGVFSEIQDSINDIWSLEVKSSGGIMGIIKSRILSFSMILSLGFLMLVTLLLNSVLAVVEDGLNEVMSGMSIILITIINWAVLISIISLLFYLIFKLLPDAKFSNRVSIAGAVLTTLLFLLGKELIGIYLGKSDLDSVYGTGGTMVLLLSWVYYSSMILFFGAAFTKNLASLGEEGLKSNDNAVFVEKKKKEISDEEVINKEA; encoded by the coding sequence ATGGTCAAATTCACTATAAAAATATTAGTCGCGTTCAAAAACGCTGTTTTAAACTTTGGAGAATACGGCATTCCTAAAAAAAGTGCATCCTTAGCTTATTACACACTATTTGCAATCGCACCTCTTTTGTTCTTTATTTTCTCAATTGGAAGCCTTTTTTATGGAGAAGAGATATTAGAAGGTCAAGTTTTTCAAAAGCTCAATGGATTCGTGGGTCCAGAGGTGGCAACATTTCTTCAGAACTTACTAGAAAACATAACCATTGGAGGTAAGTCCAACATCGCAACAATCATCAGTTTTGGTACATTACTTATTATAGCATCTGGAGTTTTTAGCGAAATTCAAGACAGTATCAATGATATCTGGAGTTTAGAAGTTAAGTCCAGCGGCGGAATCATGGGTATTATTAAAAGCAGAATCTTGAGCTTTTCTATGATTCTGTCACTAGGTTTTTTAATGCTTGTTACTCTGTTACTCAATTCGGTTTTGGCGGTAGTGGAAGATGGATTAAACGAAGTGATGTCTGGAATGTCAATTATCCTTATTACCATTATAAACTGGGCTGTTCTCATAAGTATCATTTCATTGCTTTTTTACCTTATATTTAAACTATTACCCGACGCCAAGTTCAGTAATCGAGTGAGTATTGCAGGGGCAGTTTTAACCACTTTGTTATTTCTATTGGGTAAAGAACTTATAGGAATTTACCTCGGAAAAAGTGACCTAGACTCTGTATATGGTACTGGCGGTACCATGGTCTTATTGTTATCCTGGGTCTATTATTCAAGTATGATTCTGTTTTTTGGAGCTGCATTTACTAAAAACTTAGCTAGCCTAGGTGAAGAAGGTCTCAAGTCCAATGATAATGCGGTTTTTGTAGAAAAAAAAAAGAAAGAAATAAGTGATGAAGAGGTCATAAATAAAGAAGCATGA
- a CDS encoding Uncharacterized membrane protein YtjA, UPF0391 family yields the protein MLRWSLTFFVIAIIAAVFGFGGIAAGAASIAKILFYIFGVLFLISIVRGLLTSKK from the coding sequence ATGCTTAGATGGTCATTAACATTTTTCGTCATTGCAATTATAGCTGCAGTTTTTGGATTCGGTGGAATAGCCGCCGGTGCAGCATCTATTGCCAAAATTCTTTTCTATATTTTCGGAGTATTATTCCTTATCAGTATTGTGAGAGGACTACTCACTTCGAAGAAATAG
- a CDS encoding PAS domain S-box-containing protein — translation MNQAEVTHSKTTIFDSTILNEFDHPVFIVDDKFEKILQENRNAEDKIQSLETREHLLLLVKELYGDKSDQGIDITKLALNTTKYSKLKISKLHREDSDFYMCQLSSPKFEFERKNESLFESFKEAEIGLKFGTWYYNIEENEIFWSKGMFEIFGINPEEEDSISIETYLEYVHPDDVDYILAQNKFFIENGYQNGDYQHRIITPSGEIKILSARAKAISMEDSRVTHMMGYVSDITTLKEAENSLSMTIVELEKTNYLLKNFASFASHDLQEPLRKIQVFADRFATSTQDKLDEKSLVYWGKMRKSIARLHSLMQGILNLSSLSKKEIATQPIELNSIIERVKEDFELKIKEVDAVVDFDLPQLDMDPVQAYQLFQNLINNSLKFHRPNVPVEIQIKSSELSADELKLPGLDKNLRYVKISFSDNGIGFGENQSHEMFVAFTQLNDKKAYEGNGIGLAICERIVLNHKGLIFAKNNKPNGAIFEIYLPTPTPF, via the coding sequence ATGAATCAAGCAGAAGTGACCCATTCCAAAACGACAATTTTTGATTCTACAATTCTTAACGAATTTGATCATCCTGTTTTTATAGTTGACGATAAATTTGAAAAGATACTTCAAGAAAACAGAAATGCGGAAGATAAAATCCAGTCTTTAGAGACTAGAGAGCATTTACTTCTTTTAGTAAAAGAGTTGTATGGAGATAAAAGTGATCAAGGAATAGATATCACAAAGCTCGCATTAAATACTACAAAATATAGTAAGTTAAAAATCAGCAAGTTACATAGAGAGGATTCTGATTTTTATATGTGTCAACTTTCAAGTCCAAAGTTTGAATTTGAAAGAAAAAATGAGAGTCTTTTCGAGTCTTTCAAAGAAGCTGAGATTGGTTTAAAATTTGGAACCTGGTATTATAATATAGAGGAGAATGAAATATTTTGGTCCAAAGGAATGTTCGAAATCTTCGGAATAAACCCTGAAGAGGAGGATTCTATTTCCATAGAAACTTATTTAGAATATGTACATCCCGATGATGTAGATTATATACTTGCTCAGAACAAATTCTTTATCGAAAATGGTTATCAAAATGGTGATTATCAACACAGAATTATTACTCCAAGTGGAGAGATAAAAATCTTATCGGCTCGTGCGAAAGCGATCAGTATGGAGGATTCTAGAGTAACTCATATGATGGGTTACGTTTCTGATATTACAACTTTGAAAGAAGCTGAGAATTCGCTTTCCATGACTATTGTGGAGCTAGAGAAAACCAACTACTTACTTAAAAACTTCGCCTCCTTTGCTTCTCACGATTTACAAGAACCACTTAGGAAAATTCAAGTATTTGCAGATAGATTTGCAACTTCAACTCAAGATAAGTTAGACGAAAAGTCGCTGGTATATTGGGGTAAAATGAGGAAATCTATTGCTCGCTTGCACAGTCTTATGCAAGGCATTTTGAATTTATCTTCATTGAGTAAAAAAGAAATTGCAACTCAACCTATAGAGTTAAACAGTATAATTGAGCGAGTTAAGGAGGATTTTGAACTGAAAATAAAAGAAGTAGATGCTGTGGTTGATTTTGATTTGCCACAACTGGACATGGATCCTGTTCAAGCTTATCAACTTTTCCAAAACCTGATTAACAATTCCTTAAAATTCCATAGACCAAACGTACCTGTTGAAATACAGATTAAAAGTTCTGAGTTATCTGCCGATGAGTTGAAACTACCAGGCTTGGATAAAAACCTTAGGTATGTAAAAATCTCGTTTTCTGACAATGGAATAGGTTTTGGGGAGAATCAATCTCACGAAATGTTCGTGGCTTTTACTCAACTAAACGACAAAAAAGCTTACGAAGGAAATGGAATAGGATTGGCAATATGTGAGCGAATAGTACTCAATCACAAAGGATTGATTTTTGCAAAAAACAACAAACCGAACGGAGCAATTTTCGAGATTTACCTTCCTACACCAACACCGTTCTAA